The DNA region aaggcttacattagaaacattttgttaatggcaacttatgtcaaactaggcgaaaataggtagcgcaggcaaagatacgaaactctacggtagTAAAACATTAATAATTACTGTCTACctaacaacaacacaacaatacttaataattaatcCCGTATGGAATAACACTCTTTACGGACAAAAGCCCTTATGAAACTTgagttatttacttaaattaggTCAGATTTTGACCTAATTTCAAACCTTGAAAACCTGACTTTAATGTTTGTAGAGATATACGGAATTGTAAATTGTTGGCTACAGTACTGCTTTGTTTCTGTTACCATATGAATGCGTGCCAATTTTATAAGTGGGTTGTGAattttgagtaggtacctaaattgcGAAGATTTACCTAGGTGTTTCTTTAAGTAAGACTACAGAAAAACCAtacgatttaaatattttagtagcATTTAGGGTTTCATCTTATTGAGCAGAGCGATATAGGtgcttcgttttttttagcattaggtataaggtaaacaatcttgatgtgtcttttaattgaaaaacacattttaaaaataagttacggcaaatatgtaacaattacgaatctaatacgatcattatattcttctgctacAGTTACTGAAAAGCGTttatcaattaaaagatatgttaagatcgcttaccttctttcaagttctttctaatgctaaaaaaaaagtggctgtgtatgtcacacggacagacagacagacagacagacagacagacatgacgaatccataagggttccgttttttgccatttggctacggaaccccgaaaacaaactataataaataaatgctttACTGACATAACCTTGCCTGTCGACAAATCCAGACTAAACTAGATTAGATCTTCCATCACGAGAGTTGACATCATAATCTATCTCCGTAATATTGTTAACGAACTTTAGGTACCTAGTGTTTCATAATCACTGAAAATAGTGTTTGCATGAGCTAATAAGCGTTACATTATTACCAACTTTAGCTGCTAAATGCCAATGACATTGATGTATCGACTGTTTTTTAGAATCGAAAGGTTGAAAACTAAATAAGGCAGAGTTAGCACAGTTCAATAGcagttttgtttgtttgtttattacATAATCGAGGCCGACGGACGTAACAAGTTATTATTTGACCCCTACCGGTTGAAACTAGACTCGGCTAGATGGATTGAAGATCTAAATTGCTGTTTCTTTTGATTGTTGTGCTCTCAAGCTCGAAGCGGTTTTGTAGTAGACTGGTTTTTACCGTAATTTCTTATGATTATACCTACCGATGATTCTCAATTGTATCTATTAGATTACTCTTAGACTGCACAAACATCTGCTGCGATTTAGATATGTAATACCATAAAGgcttattttacgagtacatGAAGTGTGCTTCGATGCGGGTGTCTTTGCAAGGCACAGAACTCATATAAAATAGGATAGTAGAGTTATCCTAAGCTAACTTTGCTTCAACtagaacagaacaaagtgaaggAGCGTctttataaacgtcatatttgcgTAAAAATTTTGACTACGTTGCCACACTTTGCCACACCATGCAGATTAGCTTAGTCCGACTCTATTTCTCTATAAAATTTTGTGTTTACTTATCCGTTGTTAATTTGACCCTCGCCTCCTGAGTCCCCATtgtcattattgcagttttgaaATTGTAATCTTCTGTTATTCCATTTtagttcaaaattcgatttgGATTAATTCCTTTATAAAGGCCTCAGGGACTCAGGAGGCTAGAGCAGAAAGAACCCTTAGAACTCATAATTGTTTTCCTCGTTTCAGGAGAAGTGTCGTACCGCATCGGAGAGAAGGGAGCTGTGAAGGTGCTATTCAGCAGCGACGAGAGAGCGGCCGATGAGCGGACCGACCGGGAGGTGAGCATTCATTGTTTTTCACTTTTCAAGCCGGCTGTACACACGGCTGTAACACGGCTGTGCGTGTGGTGTGCTCTCCGAGAGTCTCGTCAAAAAACCGACCCAATCGTAGAAGGGGGAAACAAGACGAGTAAAAGATAGACGAGAAGGGATCGGGGTCTCCCGACGAGTGTGCACAGCCGGCATCATGCTTTGCAAAGTATATCTTTGTGGTGGGAGTAGGCCAACATACCTCGCATCTAAAGATGCTATCCCATTTACCTTTGACTACACTATCCACCTTGGCAGGCGTAATAGGTAGACACCATGATTGGATGCTAAAGTCTCTGGTAAAACGATTCATTTTATGTCTCGTTACACTGTCCACCTTCTATTCATGCCTGTCTTATCTTATCACATTTATCAAACGAGTCGCGAGATTTGAAGATCTGGCGAGGCATTTTGGCACGTGTAGAATCAAGCGGCATTGTAAATCATATAGCTTTAATTGCGTAATCTGTATACGTATGTCCTTCAAATCTTATGAGGTTATCGCGTCTTAATGTCTTTAGTTACGCTTGGGTAAAATTCCCGCTCGCCACTCGTGACAAAGACGCCAATTGACATTGAGAAAATGAACCCGATGTTGAGCCAAAGCCAAGGCAATGTCACAGCGCTGACTCGGAGCCAAGTAATCTTGAAGCTACAACTCGATGTTTGTCGGTTACAGGTGACCCGGGCGTTCAACCCCGAGGCGCAGTGCTTCCGGCCCGTGGAGCCCGCGGCGGCGCCGTCGCCCCCCGCGCCCGCCGCCTTCTCCCCCGCGCCGCCCTTCCGCGCGCAGCCCCTGACCTTCACCACCGCCACCTTCGCGCAGACCAAGTTCGGCAGCACCAAGCTGAAGACGAGCAGCAAGCGCGCCAACCGCATGTCGCCCACCGAGTTCAGCAACTACATCAAGCAACGCGCGGTGCAGCAGCAGCTGGCGGCGCGTGCGCTGTCGCCGGCGGCCGACCCGGCCGCGTA from Cydia fagiglandana chromosome 6, ilCydFagi1.1, whole genome shotgun sequence includes:
- the LOC134665051 gene encoding protein Tob1 — translated: MHIEVQVALNFVISYLYNKLPRRRVNIFGEELEKALKDKFRGHWYPDRPCRGSAFRCLKTGGPLDPVLERAARESGVPVRDVLEHLPRDLAVWVDPGEVSYRIGEKGAVKVLFSSDERAADERTDREVTRAFNPEAQCFRPVEPAAAPSPPAPAAFSPAPPFRAQPLTFTTATFAQTKFGSTKLKTSSKRANRMSPTEFSNYIKQRAVQQQLAARALSPAADPAAYFVGRREGPPAGAPPYPPAPAHLLLAN